The genomic interval CCAGAGCTGTACAATAAATTTATAACAGACAGCAAAAGAGCAGTCACCAGCTTTTTACAGGGAATTAAAACTGGAGACCCCGAATTACTCTTTAAGGGTGTCAGGCAAAACAGGCGCACCCTGGCTACACTCGGTCAACATGCCAATGCAGAAATAGAAACACCCATGCTTACTACATTGTGTAACCTTGCCGAAGATTTTGGTGGTGCAGGTAAGCCGTCCGGTGCGGGTGGCGGAGATTGTGGGATTGCCTTCATGCCATCGGAAGAACAGGCGAAACAATTGATGCGGGCATGGCAAGAAGCAGGTATTAAACCGCTGGAAATGCATCCTTGTATGACCGGTGCTTCAGTTATTTAGCAAGTTGTGTCTATCACTGACACACTTGCTTTTTATTTTGAAGAAAGTGAAGCACCTAAACGTAACAGTACTGGAAAACTATCGGTATTCAACTTTCCGGGTGTATAAATATTCAGTCTGTTGTCAAGTTGAGTCATAGCTACTTCTTGAGCTACAATTTAGCCAAAGGGGGGCAATGACAATGAGAAAGAATATGTCTATTATTGGTGTTCCAATGGATTTAGGGCAGAACAGACGCGGTGTCGATATGGGACCAAGTGCAATCCGTTATGCCGGTGTTGTCGAAAGGCTGGAGAATTTGGGTTATCATATTAATGATTTAGGTGATGTTCCGGTTTCTCGTCCGGATGGTAAAAATGAAATACAAGATGGGAACTTACGAAACCTTAAGCAAGTGGCTGAGAGTAATCAAAAACTCGCTGAACTGGTAGATAAAGAAATTGTAGAAAGCCACTTTCCATTGATACTTGGTGGGGATCATAGCATTGCGATAGGTAGCTTGGCAGGTGCGGCTAAACATTTTCAAAATCTTGGTGTCATCTGGTATGACGCACACGGTGATCTTAATTCCGGTGACACATCGCCATCAGGAAATATACATGGAATGCCGCTTGCCGTCAGTATTGGTATTGGCCATGACAAACTTACGACCATTCTTGATTATGCACCTAAAGTTAAACCTGAGAACATTGTGATTATTGGAGCTCGTTCGCTGGATCCAGGTGAAAAGGAACTGATACAAGAAAAAGGAATCAATGTTTATTCGATGCATGAAATAGATCGAATGGGAATGTCTCAGGTGGTAACCGAGGCAATCAATTATTTGCGGGAACGAACGGATGGCGTTCATTTAAGTCTTGATCTGGATGGACTTGATCCGGAAGAGGCACCAGGAGTCGGCACCCCTGTACTTGGCGGATTGTCGTATCGTGAAAGTCACCTGGCAATGGAAATGCTAGCAGAAGCAGATATGATAACATCAGCAGGGTTTGTAGAAGTGAATCCGATTCTTGACGATAAAAATAAAACGGCGTCACAAGCAGTCGGTTTAATCGGCTCATTATTTGGCGAAAAGCTAAAATGATATATTAAACAAAGGTGAAATTGTATCGCTCATTTTATATTTTCCTGCATTACAAAAAAGGCATCCGCCTCACAGGATGTCTTTAAATATGTCGTCACCCCCGGTTGAAGCGACAATTAAGTAGCAAGGGGATCACGCCTCAGGAAACAAAAAAAGACATGAATCCCCTCATGTCTTTATTTTTTATTTATAATATTTCTATTTTACTTCGTTAGGCATTCTGATAGCTGTTCAATAATTCATCTAATCGTTGACTGGATTGAATGGCGGCTGGTGATGTTAATCCATATTTATCGCCTGTTCTTATCATTTCGTTCCGGTACTTTTCAATCTCCTTCAATTTGGAATTATTGTCCACCAATGCGCCCTCCTATCTAGCAGAGTATACTATGAAGATATCCGATTTAATTAACATTTAAACGTTTATCACTTTTTTAAACCTTTCAAGGTGTTACTGTATGGCAGGAACTACAGGACTATATTACCCCGGAAATATTAAGTATCTGTGCCAGATGAAGGTTGAATGCCAAGAACAGAGAGTAAAACTAGGTTCTTTCAATTAAGAGGCATTCCTACCCCGTACTAGTGCATGGAGTATAGTGAAATTTACCGGAATAGAGAAGTTCTGCTTTTATGTTTATAATTGAACATGATACAATTGAAATTATGATATAATGGATACGGTTATACGTAGAAGTATACATGTCGGAAGGAAGTGTGAACGTGCTTGATGGGGGATTTCTGGACCTGCTTCGAATCGGCGTAGACATAGCTCTCGTCTGGTATGTTTTGTATAAATTAATCATGCTGATCAGAGGTACCAAGGCAATTCAGCTATTAAAAGGAATTGTCGTTGTTTTGCTTGTCTGGGCGTTCAGCATTGTTTTTGAACTGCATACTATTCAATATATTACAAATCAGGTCATTAAATGGGGTTTTGTAGTCATTATCATATTATTTCAGCCTGAGCTTAGAAGGGCATTGGAACAGTTAGGTCGAGGGAATATTTTCTCGCGTGGATCCAGCTCCGAAGAAGAAGTACTGGAGCACAAGGTGGAAGCTATTGTTCAGTCCTGCCAGTATATGGCTAAACGGCGAATTGGTGCATTAATTTCCATTGAGCGCGAAACAGGGATTGGTGATTATGCAGAGACAGGCATTCCGATAAGTGGGAAATTGACGCATCAGCTACTGACAAATATTTTCACACCTAACACACCGCTGCATGATGGGGCGGTTATTATCAAAGATGAAGAGATTCTGGCGGCAGCCTGCTACTTACCATTATCCGAAAGCCCATTCATATCAAAGGAACTAGGCACCCGACACCGGGCGGCAATGGGCATTAGTGAAGTTACCGATGCCGTCACCATTGTCGTATCGGAGGAAACAGGAGGTATATCCTGTACGGAAAATGGAGAAATGAAACGGGAACTAAGCCAGGAAGGATTGCGCCAATATCTTCGGGAGAAATTGTCGCTGTCATTGAGAGCCTCTGAATCCAAGTCTCGTCATCAGAGGAGGAAAGATAATGGATAATTGGTTTAAGAGCCCATGGTTCGTTCGGGCTATCTCCCTCGCTTTCGCTATTTCATTATATGTGTTTGTACAGGTTGAGATGGATCAGTATCAAAATGAATCGCGGCTTTTACCGAATTCAAATGCTGATGTTCAGACGATTGAGAATGTACCTGTTAATATACGGATTGATGGGGAAAGATTCGTTGTCAGTGGCGTACCTGAATTTGCAGCGGTTTCGCTTGAAGGGTCAACAGGTACATTAACAGCCACAGCTCGTAACCAGAACTTTGACATCTATGTTAATCTTGAAGGGCTTGAAGCCGGAACGCATACAGTTGAGTTAAAGCACACAGGCATCCCAGATGAACTAAATGTTTATATCGAACCTAAGACGATAGAGGTAACAATTGAGGAACGGGCGTCGAAAAAGTTTCCTGTGGCTGTTGATTATATTAATGAGGATGAGTTCCCGGAAGGTTATCAGATTGAAAGCTCACGAACCGAGCCTCAACAGGTGACCATTACAAGCTCCAAAGAAGTGATTAATCAAATCGCCATTGTTAAAGCATTTGTCGATGTTGCAGGGGTCAAGGAATCTATTGACAGTCGCGAAGTTCCGGTAAAGGTGTATGATGCTAGAGGAAATGAACTGAATACCCGCATAGAGCCATCAAGTGTTAATGTCTCAGTAACCATTAGCAATCCTAACAAAACAGTTCCTGTAAGTGTGGCTACTGCTGGCGAGTTGCCTGATGGGTATTCATTAGCTTCCATATCTGCTAACATGGATAAAGTGAAAGTATTCGGAACAAGTGAAGTTTTGCAGAATATAGAGGAAGTGAAAACGGAAAAAATCGATTTGACTGACTTAAATACGTCCGGGACGATTGATACTAAGCTTGCACTGCCGGACGGTGCAAGTGTTTCTGGAGATGGTTCTGTTGAGGTAACCGTTGAACTGGAACGCAATAAAACATTTAAAAATGTCCCAGTCACTATAGAAAACCTTGATGATGGACAAGATATAGCTTTTATTAATCCGGAAACCCCTGAGATGGATCTTAATGTAATTGGAAATGTAGATAACCTCAGCAAGGTTTCAAAAGATAATCTTCGCATTGTTCTTGACGCAGAAGGGCTAGATAACGGCGAACATGAAATCCCGGTTAAGATCAGCGTTCCCGATAACGTTAACGCTCGCGGTGAATATGAACAAGTAACCATCGACATTTCATGATGATATAATAAATTAGTATTGTACAGTAAATGAACTTTTGAATGGTGAAATGGACGTAAAGGAGAGGTACAACATGGGAAAGTATTTTGGAACAGATGGTGTCAGAGGAATAGCCAACACAGAGTTGACACCGGAATTAGCATATAGATTAGGACGATTCGGCGGTTATGCCCTGACCAAGGGAGTCGAAAAGCCTAAGATTCTAGTGGGGAGGGATCCCCGGGTCTCCGGCCATATGTTGGAAGGAGCACTTGTAGCTGGCTTGTTGTCCATAGGAGCAGAAGTGATGCGTCTGGGGGTTATCTCTACACCAGGAGTTGCTTATTTGACAAGGGCAACGAACTCAGAAGCAGGGGTCATGATTTCTGCCTCACATAATCCTGTTGAAGATAACGGAATTAAATTTTTTGGTCCGGATGGTTTTAAATTATCGGATAGTGAGGAGGATGAAATCGAGCGGCTTATGGTTGATGAAGATAATCTTCCTCGTCCAACCGGTGCTGATATAGGTGTGGTCAACGATTATTTTGAAGGCGGACAAAAGTATCTCTCCTTTCTAAAAGATTCCATTGATAATGATTTTGAAGATTTGCAAATAGCGCTTGACTGTGCGCATGGCTCTACTTCAAGTCTCGCAGCACATCTGTTTGCTGACCTTGAGGCAGATATTCACACGATTGGTTCTTCACCAAATGGGTTGAATATTAATGACGGTGTCGGATCTACTCAGCCGGAGGCGTTGCAGAAGTTAGTAAAAGAAAAAGGTGCAGATGTTGGTCTTGCTTTTGACGGTGACGGAGATCGCCTTATTGCCGTTGATGAGAATGGAGCCATTGTTGATGGTGACCAAATCATGTATATTTGTGGTAAATATATGAATCAAAAAGGTCTATTACATCATCATACAGTTGTCTCTACCGTTATGAGTAATCTTGGCTTTTATAAAGCACTTGAAGAAAATGGCATGCGCAGTGACAAAACTTCAGTAGGCGATCGGTATGTCATGGAGGAGATGCGTAAAGGTGGCTATAACTTGGGGGAGAACAGTCCGGACACGTTATTTTCCTTGATTACAATACGACTGGCGATGGAATGTTGACGGCTTTGCAACTAGTAAACGTTATGCAGGAAACAGGAAAGCCGCTGTCAGAGCTAGCAGGTGAAATGGTCATTTATCCGCAAGTGCTAAAGAATGTACGCGTTATTGACAAGCACAAAGTCATGACAAATCAAAGAATTCAGGAAACCATTAATGCTGTAGAAGATGAAATGGGTGGAGAGGGCCGTGTACTTGTGCGACCATCTGGAACAGAGCCGCTTGTGCGTGTCATGGTGGAAGCGCCAACCAAAGAGGACTGTGAAAAATATGGTTCTAAAGTTACTTCGGTAATTGATGATTTGCTGGGAATGAAAGACTAGTATTCATAGAAGCTTCTCCTTGAAAGGGAGGAGCTTTTTTTGAAAGATAAGAAACTTTAAAATTTAGCAATATGACATTTACTTGCAAAGTTAAGCCACGTCCGGCTCCATTTTTTCCTTAATGAAACCTTTTTGACCTAATGTGACTCATTTGTATACTGTTTACATTCCTTGGAAGCCGCAACAAGATTGCTATAGACCCAGACGGTTTTGATTTGCTATGATATAGAAACTGTTTAATACAATTACCCGATTAGTCAAGGATAATTGTTGGAAGAGATCAGCAATTTTGGGAGGCTGCGCTATGGATCAGCAACAACGGAGTCGGAAGGCACAACTTGCTTCCTGGGTAGGCATTACTGGTAATCTGTTATTATCTGTAATGAAAGGTATAGCAGGATGGCTATCAGGGAGTAGGGCACTGATTGCCGATGCAGTCCATTCTGCCTCAGATGTCGTCAGTTCTGTCGCTATTTTGGCGGGGATACGTTATGCGAATAAACCACCCGATAAAGAACATCCATATGGCCATGGAAAGGCAGAGAATATTGCTGCGATGATTGTCTCGATTTTACTAATATTAGCGGGTTTTGAAATTGCCTGGTCTTCAGTGAAAGTTTTTTGGGGAGAAAAGCCTTCAGCACCAACAGGGGTTGCACTTGCAGCTGTCATTATTTCCATTGTTGCCAAAGAGATGCTCTATCAATATAAATTTCGTTTGGGTAAACGGATTAACAGTCCGGCGCTGACAGCCGATGCATGGCATCACCGTTCGGACGCCTTATCATCGTTTGGAGTACTATTAGGTGTCGGCGGGGCAATGATCGGGGAGCGGCTTGAAGTGAATCAGCTCGTATATTTAGATCCTATTGCCGGTGTCATTGTGGCCTTGTTTATTATCATCTTGGGCTATAAAATGGCACGCGAATCAATCGACTTGGTACTTGAGAACGTACTGGATGATGAGGAAAGCAAGCAGTACATTGTGACGGCAAAAAATGTACAAGGTGTCAAGCAAGTAGATGAGATACGAGCGCGAACTCATGGGGCATATGTCGTTGTTGACCTTAAAGTTAGCGTAGATGCTGCCCTTGATGTTGAAGAAGCCCATTATATTTCCAAGCGAGTAAAAAATAAATTGATGAACGACCATGAGGATGTTCATGATGTGCTTGTCCATATCAACCCATATTCCACGGATTAATCGCTTGCAAATTAAGCTGCTAATTTGCAACTGCATATGTCTGTTGTTTTTCCCTAATGCGCGCGGGTAAGATGCGGAGCTTTGGCAAGATACCACGGACAGAATGACTGTAGGCAGGTGAGGCCTATATGGTATCTCCTGCTTTATTATAGTCTGCCTCCTTGACCTCCGAATGTGTTTCGACACACATCCGTAAGAACGCGAGCATACGTATACTATCACCATCCTTCCCGAAAATAATTGACCGGGTGAACAGATACGGTTAAAATATGTTAAGGGATGGATTCACATACAGAAAGGGGCGAGAGATAACGTACCGGATAGAAAGCGCCTGGACTATTTTCTGGACGGTAATGAAAATAGTTGACGAGGTGGAGGTTATCGAATGTATCGGCGGGTACCTCCCGGCTGCACATCTCAGCTGTGACACCTTTTCCGAAAACAGTGAGGCGACTTGCTGGACAAAGGACTAGGTAAGATGAATGAAAAACAATCACGAGAAAGGGGCAACAAGACGCCCCTTATCATACGGTCGTTTGTTGCCCCTTGAATCAAGGAGGAAACAGCGATGTGTGGAATTGTAGGATATATTGGACAGCATGATACAAAAAATGTTTTACTCAACGGATTGGAAAAACTCGAATATCGAGGTTATGATTCGGCGGGGATTGCGATACGTGATGATGCAGACCTTCATACGTTCAAAGTGAAAGGACGAATCAACACACTACGCGAACGTGTTGATGACAGCATTGCATCAACTATGGGAATCGGTCATACGCGCTGGGCAACACATGGGGGACCAAGTGCGGAGAATGCACACCCGCATCAAAGTTCCTCAGGCAGATTTGTACTTGTTCATAATGGTGTCATCGAAAACTACCAGGAATTGAAAAATGATTATCTCGATGGCGTGACGTTTGGCAGTGAAACTGATACCGAGGTCATCGTTCAGCTCGTTGAGAAGAATATGGAGACATATCAGGACAATGCTGAAGCGTTCCGTCAAACGATAAGCAGCTTGAAAGGTTCGTATGCGCTTGGTTTAATGGATAAACAAGATCCGGATACGATTTACGCTGCCAAAAATAAAAGCCCCTTGCTCGTCGGCCTGGGTGACGGATTTAACGTGGTGGCCAGTGATGCCATGGCTACATTAAAAGAAACTGATCAATATCTGGAAATCAATGATCAGGAGATAGTCCTTGTTAATCGCCATTTTGTTCAATTGCAAAAGCTGGATGGTACGGTCGTTCATCGCAAGCCATTTACAGCACAAATTGACGTCAGTGATACGGAAAAAGGGACATACCCACACTTTATGCTAAAGGAAATCGACGAACAGCCATTTGTCATGCGCCGAATTATACAGGAATACCAGGATGATTCCGAGCGTCTAAAATTGGATGAAGATATACGAAGTGCTGTGAAAGCATGTGACCATATCTATATTATTGCTGCAGGCACAAGTTATCATGCGGGCCTCATCGGCAAACAGTTCCTGGAGAAAATGGCCGGTATTCCGGTAGAAGTACATGTGGCTAGTGAGTTTTCATATAACATGCCGCTGCTGTCAGAAAAACCGTTATTTGTTTTCATTTCGCAAAGCGGTGAAACGGCTGACAGTCGTTCCGTACTGGTTAAAATAAAGGAAATGGGACATCCGGCACTGACGATTACAAATGTGCCAGGATCAACCCTTTCTCGTGAAGCGAACTATACGCTGCATCTGCACGCAGGACCAGAAATTGCAGTTGCTTCAACAAAAGCATACACAGCACAAATCGCCGTTCTGGCCATATTGGCAGTTGATAGTGCACGTGCCAAGGGGATGCAATTGGACTTTGACCCGATGCAGGAGCTAGCCATTGTCGCCAATGCCATGGAGATGCTGACTGATCAAAAAGAAACAATAGAGAGGCTTGTCCGGGAAAACCTCGGAACAACCCGCAATGCCTTTTTCATTGGCAGAAGCACGGACTATTTTGTCTGCCTGGAGGGGGCATTGAAGCTGAAGGAAATCTCCTATATTCAGGCAGAAGGTTTTGCCGGCGGTGAATTAAAGCACGGAACCATCGCTTTGATTGAAGGGGGCACCCCGGTCATCGTGCTGGCAACGCAGGAAAATGTCAATGATTCTATTCGTAGCAATGTGCAGGAAGTCGTTGCACGAGGCGCGAATGATATTATATTCAGCATGAAAGGCCTTGAGCATGATAGTGATGCATTTGTTGTACCACATGTTCATGAGCTACTGACACCGCTTGTCAGTGCCGTTCCTTTGCAATTGCTCGCTTATTATGCAGCATTGCGTCGTAATTGTGATGTTGATAAACCGAGAAATTTGGCGAAAAGTGTAACGGTGGAATAGGTAGTTTGTGTGATTGTATGAGTATTGTGGCTACAAATAAGTTGAATACCGCACTAAAAATGACAACAATAAAAGATGAATATTCTAAAACGAGTGGAAATGGGTTATTATTCCAAAATCCACTCGTTTTTATTAGCTGCAGATTGTATCAATGCGCAGTTACTCAGCCATACGTTACTTAAAGGATTCAAGATAATAATTATAAAATTCCAAATTTACTCGCCAAAAAATAAAGCTCGAACAGTTAACTGTGGCAAACTTGAAAAATACTTCTAACTGTTTCTTTGACAACCTTGATAAGCATAAAAGCTGTTTTCTAAAAGGTTGTTTTCTGTACACAAAAATATCAGGTTGCGAAAGTTGAGTAAAATTGATTCAGTTGACAAACCATAGTTACTAAGTATATAATTGTCTCGAAATCGAGATAAATAGGGGGATTACTCGTGAATGATCAGAACAAACTTCAACAGGAGGAACTATCTCTAAAGTTATTTATTGTTTTAACCCGAACTTTTAATTCAATTAAAAAGCGTGTTGAAGAAGATATAAAATGTCTAGGATTAAACCCAACTGAATTCGCCGTTCTTGAGTTGATTTACAATAAAGGTGATCAACCAATACAAAAAATTGGTGAAAAAGTATTAATCGCAAGTAGTAGTATTACGTATGTTGTAGATAAGTTGGAGAAGAAAAAATTATTAAATAGAAAACCGTGTCCAACAGATCGTCGAATTACTTTTGCAACAATAACATCGAATGGTAAGGAATTAATGGATGAAATTTTTCCTGAACACAAAGTGGCCATCCAACAAATTTTAGCTGGTTTAGACACTAATGAAAAAGAGGCCATGATTCAACAATTAAAAAAATTAGGCTACTATGCAGAAGATGTCTAAATTTTTTATACGAACATATCAGTTTAGTAATATATGAAATGGTAATAAATGTTAAAAAATCATTCATTAATAATTAATGGAATTCTAGGAAAGAGCTAAAAGGAGTACACCATGTCACAGCTATTTCAAGCGGTGCAATAAATGAAATTACGAGAAAAATTATACAGTAAATCAAAGGAGATGGAATAGATGTCAAACGTAAAATTAGCAGTAGTTTTCTATAGCATGGGGGGTACCAACTATCAATTAGCGAAATGGGCTGAAGAAGGAGCTAAACAAGCAGGTGCGGAAGTTAGCGTATTGAAGGTGCAAGAATTAGCTCCTGATTCTGTTATTGAGGGAAATGAAAGTTGGAAAGCAACTGTCGAAGCAACGAAAGATGTTCCAGTAGCAACTTCAGAAGATATTGAGTGGGCCGATGCAATTATATTCAGTATGCCAACACGATTCGGTAACTTGCCGTCACAAATGAAACAATTCCTTGATATTCAAGGCGGATTATGGGGAAGTGGTAAGACAGTGAATAAAGTAGTAAGTGGTATGACTTCTGCACAAAACCCACATGGCGGTCAGGAAGCTACATTGTTATCCCTATATACTTCTATGATGCACTGGGGTGCTATTATTGCTACACCTGGTTACTCAGATCCGGTACTATTCGGTGCTGGTGGAAATCCATACGGAACAAGTGTAACAGTTGATCAGGAAGGCAAAATGGTTGAAGATGTTGAAGATGCCGTGAAGTATCAAGCAAAACGTACAGTGACAGTTGCAGAGTGGGTTAAAAAAGGAAAACAATAAAGGATGAATCTATATATGGAAAGAGCCAATCAAACACTGATTGGCTCTTTTGGATGAGCAAGGGCAATTAAAATGGCCACGACGTGTAAAATATACGGTTTGTCATGTGAGCGTTGTAATCAGTTCATGCTTTTATTAAAATAGTTGATAAAGGGATTCGCTTGCAGGTAGGGAATGCGGTTTGGCGGTTCGGTACTAAAGGTGGTTGCACTTATCATGGCCATTATTGCTTTTATCGGGTGGGCGTTCTTTGGTTGGGAATTTTAAAATTCGGGGGATTTTCTTATGAGTCACATCATTTTGTTTGATGGAGTATGCCATTTTTGCGACCGAAGTGTTCAATTCATCTTAAAAAGAGATAAAAAAGCTGTTTATCAATTTGCATCTCTACAAAGTGACATTGGGCAAATGATTTTAGACAAATATGGTGCCCCTGCGGATGTTGACAGCCTCGTTTATGTTACAGGCAACCAATATTACGTTAAATCATCAGCAGCGCTAAGGATTTGCAAGCATTTAAAAGGCTTATGGAAGTTATGCTCTCTGTTGTTGATGGTACCAAAACCATTACGTGATCCTGTTTATACCATTGTAGCGAGGAAT from Lentibacillus cibarius carries:
- the rocF gene encoding arginase — translated: MRKNMSIIGVPMDLGQNRRGVDMGPSAIRYAGVVERLENLGYHINDLGDVPVSRPDGKNEIQDGNLRNLKQVAESNQKLAELVDKEIVESHFPLILGGDHSIAIGSLAGAAKHFQNLGVIWYDAHGDLNSGDTSPSGNIHGMPLAVSIGIGHDKLTTILDYAPKVKPENIVIIGARSLDPGEKELIQEKGINVYSMHEIDRMGMSQVVTEAINYLRERTDGVHLSLDLDGLDPEEAPGVGTPVLGGLSYRESHLAMEMLAEADMITSAGFVEVNPILDDKNKTASQAVGLIGSLFGEKLK
- a CDS encoding aspartyl-phosphate phosphatase Spo0E family protein; amino-acid sequence: MDNNSKLKEIEKYRNEMIRTGDKYGLTSPAAIQSSQRLDELLNSYQNA
- the cdaA gene encoding diadenylate cyclase CdaA — translated: MLDGGFLDLLRIGVDIALVWYVLYKLIMLIRGTKAIQLLKGIVVVLLVWAFSIVFELHTIQYITNQVIKWGFVVIIILFQPELRRALEQLGRGNIFSRGSSSEEEVLEHKVEAIVQSCQYMAKRRIGALISIERETGIGDYAETGIPISGKLTHQLLTNIFTPNTPLHDGAVIIKDEEILAAACYLPLSESPFISKELGTRHRAAMGISEVTDAVTIVVSEETGGISCTENGEMKRELSQEGLRQYLREKLSLSLRASESKSRHQRRKDNG
- a CDS encoding YbbR-like domain-containing protein gives rise to the protein MDNWFKSPWFVRAISLAFAISLYVFVQVEMDQYQNESRLLPNSNADVQTIENVPVNIRIDGERFVVSGVPEFAAVSLEGSTGTLTATARNQNFDIYVNLEGLEAGTHTVELKHTGIPDELNVYIEPKTIEVTIEERASKKFPVAVDYINEDEFPEGYQIESSRTEPQQVTITSSKEVINQIAIVKAFVDVAGVKESIDSREVPVKVYDARGNELNTRIEPSSVNVSVTISNPNKTVPVSVATAGELPDGYSLASISANMDKVKVFGTSEVLQNIEEVKTEKIDLTDLNTSGTIDTKLALPDGASVSGDGSVEVTVELERNKTFKNVPVTIENLDDGQDIAFINPETPEMDLNVIGNVDNLSKVSKDNLRIVLDAEGLDNGEHEIPVKISVPDNVNARGEYEQVTIDIS
- a CDS encoding cation diffusion facilitator family transporter; translation: MDQQQRSRKAQLASWVGITGNLLLSVMKGIAGWLSGSRALIADAVHSASDVVSSVAILAGIRYANKPPDKEHPYGHGKAENIAAMIVSILLILAGFEIAWSSVKVFWGEKPSAPTGVALAAVIISIVAKEMLYQYKFRLGKRINSPALTADAWHHRSDALSSFGVLLGVGGAMIGERLEVNQLVYLDPIAGVIVALFIIILGYKMARESIDLVLENVLDDEESKQYIVTAKNVQGVKQVDEIRARTHGAYVVVDLKVSVDAALDVEEAHYISKRVKNKLMNDHEDVHDVLVHINPYSTD
- the glmS gene encoding glutamine--fructose-6-phosphate transaminase (isomerizing); translation: MCGIVGYIGQHDTKNVLLNGLEKLEYRGYDSAGIAIRDDADLHTFKVKGRINTLRERVDDSIASTMGIGHTRWATHGGPSAENAHPHQSSSGRFVLVHNGVIENYQELKNDYLDGVTFGSETDTEVIVQLVEKNMETYQDNAEAFRQTISSLKGSYALGLMDKQDPDTIYAAKNKSPLLVGLGDGFNVVASDAMATLKETDQYLEINDQEIVLVNRHFVQLQKLDGTVVHRKPFTAQIDVSDTEKGTYPHFMLKEIDEQPFVMRRIIQEYQDDSERLKLDEDIRSAVKACDHIYIIAAGTSYHAGLIGKQFLEKMAGIPVEVHVASEFSYNMPLLSEKPLFVFISQSGETADSRSVLVKIKEMGHPALTITNVPGSTLSREANYTLHLHAGPEIAVASTKAYTAQIAVLAILAVDSARAKGMQLDFDPMQELAIVANAMEMLTDQKETIERLVRENLGTTRNAFFIGRSTDYFVCLEGALKLKEISYIQAEGFAGGELKHGTIALIEGGTPVIVLATQENVNDSIRSNVQEVVARGANDIIFSMKGLEHDSDAFVVPHVHELLTPLVSAVPLQLLAYYAALRRNCDVDKPRNLAKSVTVE
- a CDS encoding MarR family winged helix-turn-helix transcriptional regulator encodes the protein MNDQNKLQQEELSLKLFIVLTRTFNSIKKRVEEDIKCLGLNPTEFAVLELIYNKGDQPIQKIGEKVLIASSSITYVVDKLEKKKLLNRKPCPTDRRITFATITSNGKELMDEIFPEHKVAIQQILAGLDTNEKEAMIQQLKKLGYYAEDV
- the wrbA gene encoding NAD(P)H:quinone oxidoreductase, yielding MSNVKLAVVFYSMGGTNYQLAKWAEEGAKQAGAEVSVLKVQELAPDSVIEGNESWKATVEATKDVPVATSEDIEWADAIIFSMPTRFGNLPSQMKQFLDIQGGLWGSGKTVNKVVSGMTSAQNPHGGQEATLLSLYTSMMHWGAIIATPGYSDPVLFGAGGNPYGTSVTVDQEGKMVEDVEDAVKYQAKRTVTVAEWVKKGKQ
- a CDS encoding thiol-disulfide oxidoreductase DCC family protein, yielding MSHIILFDGVCHFCDRSVQFILKRDKKAVYQFASLQSDIGQMILDKYGAPADVDSLVYVTGNQYYVKSSAALRICKHLKGLWKLCSLLLMVPKPLRDPVYTIVARNRYKWFGKKKAVRCHLPK